A genomic segment from Pseudomonas mendocina encodes:
- a CDS encoding methyl-accepting chemotaxis protein encodes MNFRSISIAPRAAIGFGLIALLVFALGGFSLLQMSSMHERSREVDSNWVPSLNTLGDVSQDILRLRATTLRMLLSENAQQLQDNMSQAQTLLADLERMQQRYEGLISSAEEQAHYDDFKRFESSYLATRTQLAQHLTNNDRAAALALLYTSLNPQADTMIKALNDLILHNREGASDAAKAVEVVYARAMRGTLLAMALAAIATVILASLLTRSIVRPLAEAVQVADSVASGNLTLAIDTQGNDEPAKLLRALKSMQGNLRGTIEQIADASSQLASAAEQLSAVTDGTARNLHQQSLEIDQAATAVTEMSSAVDEVARNAASASESSSESGRVARQGSERITQTLSSINQLAADVDSTSSNFDQQAGKVRGISQVLDVIRSIAEQTNLLALNAAIEAARAGEAGRGFAVVADEVRALAHKTGQSTREIESMISAVQGDTEQAVRAMESSNGLAKQTLEIAEGAGVALDQIIQSIAEIGDRNLVIASATEQQAHVAREVDRNLINIRDLSLQNSAGSEQTSTASRALSNLAANMQGMVARFQV; translated from the coding sequence ATGAACTTCAGATCAATCTCCATAGCCCCACGTGCTGCAATAGGATTCGGCTTGATCGCGCTACTGGTATTCGCCCTTGGCGGCTTCTCGCTGCTGCAGATGAGCAGCATGCATGAGCGCTCCAGAGAGGTCGACAGCAACTGGGTGCCAAGCCTCAATACCCTTGGCGATGTATCTCAGGACATCCTGCGGCTGCGCGCCACCACACTGCGCATGCTGCTTAGCGAGAATGCCCAGCAACTGCAGGACAACATGTCCCAGGCGCAGACGCTTCTGGCTGATCTGGAACGGATGCAGCAACGCTATGAGGGCCTGATCAGTTCCGCCGAAGAGCAGGCGCACTACGATGATTTCAAACGCTTTGAGAGCAGCTATCTGGCAACTCGCACGCAGTTGGCCCAGCACCTGACCAACAATGACCGAGCGGCCGCTCTGGCGCTGCTTTACACGAGTCTCAATCCGCAAGCCGACACCATGATCAAGGCCTTGAACGACCTGATCCTGCACAACCGCGAAGGCGCCTCGGACGCAGCCAAGGCTGTGGAAGTCGTCTATGCCCGAGCGATGCGCGGCACGCTGCTGGCCATGGCCCTGGCAGCCATCGCCACAGTCATTCTGGCTTCGCTGCTGACCCGCAGCATCGTCAGGCCGCTGGCCGAGGCAGTACAGGTTGCTGACTCGGTGGCAAGTGGCAACCTGACCCTGGCCATCGATACCCAGGGCAACGACGAGCCAGCCAAGTTGCTGAGGGCATTGAAAAGCATGCAGGGCAACCTGCGCGGTACCATTGAGCAGATCGCCGACGCCTCCAGTCAGCTTGCCTCGGCCGCGGAACAACTCAGCGCTGTGACCGACGGCACCGCGCGTAATCTGCACCAGCAAAGCCTGGAGATCGACCAGGCCGCCACCGCCGTCACCGAAATGAGCAGCGCGGTGGATGAGGTGGCGCGCAACGCCGCCAGCGCTTCGGAAAGCTCCAGCGAATCGGGGCGTGTTGCCCGCCAGGGCAGCGAGCGCATCACTCAGACGCTGTCGTCGATCAACCAGCTGGCAGCCGACGTGGACTCCACCTCAAGCAACTTCGATCAGCAGGCCGGCAAGGTCCGCGGCATCAGCCAGGTGCTCGACGTGATTCGCAGCATTGCCGAGCAGACCAACCTTCTTGCTCTCAACGCGGCCATCGAGGCAGCGCGGGCAGGCGAAGCAGGCCGTGGCTTCGCCGTGGTCGCCGACGAGGTCCGCGCCTTGGCGCACAAGACCGGTCAATCGACTCGAGAGATCGAAAGCATGATCAGCGCCGTACAGGGCGACACCGAACAGGCGGTGCGCGCCATGGAGTCGAGCAATGGCCTGGCCAAGCAGACGCTGGAAATCGCCGAGGGCGCCGGGGTCGCGCTGGATCAGATCATCCAGTCAATTGCCGAAATCGGCGACCGTAACCTGGTGATCGCCAGTGCCACCGAACAGCAGGCCCACGTCGCCCGCGAAGTGGACCGCAACCTGATCAACATTCGCGATCTGTCACTGCAGAACTCGGCCGGTTCGGAACAGACCAGCACCGCCAGCCGCGCCCTGTCGAATCTGGCAGCCAACATGCAAGGCATGGTCGCGCGTTTTCAGGTCTGA
- a CDS encoding FKBP-type peptidyl-prolyl cis-trans isomerase: MSEFNFSPDLSSDEGRVSYGIGRQLGGQLRDNPPPGVDLNAILAGLTDAFTGQASRVSEAELGASFKVIREIMQAEAAAKAEAAAGEGRAYLAENAKREGVTVLPSGLQYEVLVAGEGAKPSAEDQVRTHYHGTLIDGTVFDSSYERGQPAEFPVGGVIPGWVEALQLMGTGSKWRLHVPSELAYGAQGVGSIPPHSVLVFDVELLDIL; encoded by the coding sequence ATGTCCGAATTCAACTTCAGCCCCGATCTGTCCTCCGATGAGGGCCGCGTCAGCTACGGCATCGGTCGTCAACTTGGTGGCCAGTTGCGCGACAACCCGCCGCCCGGCGTCGACCTGAACGCCATCCTCGCCGGTCTGACCGACGCCTTCACTGGCCAGGCCAGCCGCGTATCCGAAGCTGAGCTGGGCGCAAGCTTCAAGGTCATCCGCGAAATCATGCAGGCCGAGGCGGCCGCCAAGGCTGAAGCCGCTGCGGGCGAAGGCCGTGCCTATCTGGCCGAGAACGCCAAGCGTGAAGGCGTGACCGTGCTGCCGTCCGGCCTGCAGTACGAAGTACTGGTCGCAGGCGAGGGCGCCAAGCCGTCCGCCGAGGACCAGGTGCGTACCCACTACCACGGCACCTTGATCGACGGCACCGTGTTCGACAGCTCCTACGAGCGCGGCCAGCCGGCTGAATTCCCGGTCGGCGGCGTGATTCCGGGCTGGGTCGAGGCCCTGCAACTGATGGGCACCGGCAGCAAATGGCGTCTGCACGTACCGAGCGAGCTGGCCTACGGCGCTCAGGGCGTTGGCAGCATTCCGCCGCACAGTGTGCTGGTATTCGATGTCGAGCTGCTCGACATTCTGTGA
- a CDS encoding HD domain-containing phosphohydrolase, with translation MLSKDFAQSRVVIVDDVVANSRLLESSLKAFGLRDTISFSDSAIALEWLQHNPWNLLLLDLDMPAPNGFDILRSLAGRDRSSNPIIIITALNDSTSRRTGLELGANDYLSKPVDLPEVILRVRSNLQLSQATLGLHEANRTLEQRVRERTAQLSQSYSALVRTLCRASAYRDSETGNHIVRIGESAALIARAYGMSSEWVELIRQAAPMHDVGKIGIADQILLKPGALSDEERRLMQEHPRIGYSILADQHASELTAMAAEIALTHHEKWDGSGYPNGLSGHQIPLSGRIVAICDVYDALRMPRPYKAAWPVEKAQAFIREQAGKHFDPELVTLVESLYEQIETLQHELSDCPQTDPR, from the coding sequence ATGCTGTCTAAGGACTTCGCCCAATCGCGGGTGGTCATCGTCGATGATGTGGTCGCCAACAGCCGCCTGCTGGAGTCCAGCCTCAAGGCGTTCGGCCTGCGCGATACCATCAGCTTCTCGGACTCGGCAATAGCCCTGGAATGGTTGCAGCACAATCCCTGGAACCTGTTGCTGCTGGACCTGGATATGCCCGCGCCGAATGGCTTCGATATCCTCCGCTCCCTGGCCGGCCGAGACCGCAGCAGCAACCCGATCATTATCATCACCGCCCTCAACGACAGCACCAGCCGTCGCACTGGACTGGAACTGGGCGCCAACGACTACCTGAGCAAACCGGTCGATCTGCCTGAGGTAATCCTGCGCGTACGCAGCAATCTGCAACTGAGTCAGGCCACCCTGGGCCTTCACGAAGCCAACAGAACCCTGGAGCAGCGTGTACGCGAGCGTACCGCCCAACTGAGCCAGAGCTACAGCGCTCTGGTGCGCACGCTGTGTCGCGCATCCGCCTACAGAGACAGCGAAACCGGCAACCACATCGTGCGCATCGGCGAATCTGCCGCGCTGATCGCCAGGGCATACGGCATGAGTAGCGAATGGGTCGAGCTGATTCGACAGGCCGCACCAATGCATGACGTCGGCAAGATTGGTATTGCCGACCAGATCCTGCTCAAGCCCGGCGCGCTGAGCGATGAAGAGCGGCGCCTGATGCAGGAGCATCCGCGCATCGGCTACTCGATCCTGGCCGACCAGCACGCCTCGGAACTGACCGCCATGGCCGCGGAAATCGCCCTGACGCACCATGAGAAGTGGGATGGCAGTGGTTACCCCAACGGCCTGAGCGGCCACCAGATCCCTCTCTCCGGCCGTATCGTCGCCATCTGCGACGTCTACGATGCCCTGCGCATGCCACGTCCTTACAAGGCAGCCTGGCCCGTCGAGAAAGCCCAGGCCTTCATCCGCGAGCAGGCCGGCAAACACTTCGATCCAGAGCTGGTCACGCTCGTAGAGAGCCTGTACGAGCAAATCGAAACGCTTCAGCACGAACTCAGCGACTGTCCACAAACTGATCCTCGATAG
- a CDS encoding PA4570 family protein produces the protein MTYLIDAWLDRPHPYLRILNRETGEVCAMLEEEALDELRDQGDLDLQELSSSEPIVLKELVRSLFLFCYARALRPS, from the coding sequence ATGACCTACCTGATCGATGCCTGGCTGGACCGCCCGCATCCCTACCTGCGCATCCTCAACCGCGAAACCGGCGAAGTGTGCGCCATGCTCGAAGAAGAAGCCTTGGACGAGCTGCGCGACCAGGGCGACCTGGACCTGCAGGAACTGAGCTCCAGTGAGCCCATCGTACTCAAGGAGCTGGTGCGCAGCCTGTTCCTGTTCTGCTACGCCCGGGCATTGCGCCCGTCCTGA
- a CDS encoding efflux RND transporter periplasmic adaptor subunit, protein MLLRRMLIMLGVVLVVVLALAAYKGFSIYQQIQMFSAPQPAISVSAAHAEEQPWQGRLPAIGTLKAFQGVDLAAEVDGIVREVMFESGQKVAQGQPLIQLDSEVERASLATAEAERSLAQVEFERGRSLVSRQNISKSEFDRLSSTLQKASASVAQFKAQLEKKRISAPFAGTIGIRQVDTGDYLSPGATIATLQDLSRLHVDFFLPEQRAPQLQVGQPVRLSVAAYPGEQFEGRIAAINPKVENETRNLQVRATLSNPDEKLLPGMFANLEVLLPDDQPQIVVPETAITYTLYGNSVYVVKEKQDDDGKTIKDADGNAQLMVERRFVETGERRTGRVVILKGLQAGEQVVTSGQLKLDNGAHVAIVADPALQLKADEPAATAQ, encoded by the coding sequence ATGTTGCTCCGTCGCATGCTCATCATGCTCGGCGTGGTACTCGTCGTGGTGCTCGCCCTCGCCGCCTACAAGGGCTTCTCCATCTACCAGCAGATCCAGATGTTCTCGGCGCCGCAGCCGGCCATCAGCGTGTCCGCCGCGCATGCCGAGGAACAGCCGTGGCAGGGTCGTCTACCGGCCATCGGTACGCTCAAGGCATTCCAGGGCGTGGACCTGGCCGCAGAGGTCGACGGCATCGTCCGCGAGGTGATGTTCGAGTCGGGACAGAAGGTCGCCCAGGGCCAACCGCTGATCCAGCTCGACAGCGAAGTGGAGCGCGCCAGCCTGGCTACTGCCGAAGCCGAGCGCAGCCTGGCCCAGGTCGAGTTCGAGCGCGGGCGCAGCCTGGTCAGCCGGCAGAACATCTCCAAGAGCGAGTTCGACCGTCTATCCTCGACACTGCAGAAGGCCAGCGCCAGCGTCGCGCAGTTCAAGGCGCAGCTGGAGAAGAAGCGCATCAGCGCACCGTTCGCCGGCACCATCGGCATTCGCCAGGTCGACACTGGCGACTACCTCTCGCCGGGCGCCACCATCGCTACCCTGCAGGATCTGTCGCGCCTGCACGTCGACTTCTTCCTGCCCGAGCAGCGCGCGCCACAGCTGCAGGTCGGCCAGCCGGTTCGCCTGAGCGTCGCCGCCTACCCCGGCGAGCAGTTCGAAGGCCGCATCGCCGCGATCAACCCCAAGGTGGAGAACGAAACCCGCAACCTGCAGGTGCGCGCCACCCTGAGCAACCCGGACGAGAAACTGCTGCCGGGCATGTTCGCCAACCTGGAAGTGCTGCTGCCGGATGACCAGCCGCAGATCGTCGTACCGGAAACCGCCATCACCTACACCCTCTACGGCAACTCGGTGTACGTGGTGAAGGAAAAGCAGGACGACGACGGCAAGACGATCAAGGACGCAGACGGCAACGCTCAGTTGATGGTCGAACGGCGCTTCGTCGAGACCGGCGAGCGGCGTACCGGCCGCGTGGTGATCCTCAAGGGCCTGCAGGCCGGCGAGCAGGTGGTCACCTCCGGCCAGCTCAAACTGGATAACGGTGCCCACGTCGCCATCGTTGCCGACCCGGCGCTGCAGCTCAAAGCAGACGAACCGGCCGCCACCGCGCAATAA
- a CDS encoding ATP-binding protein has product MQNGSSVSLRTWIWRAFVQTALIPLILVETVLISVYLITNVSIRDAQISHLRTTAVNDLQTAAGQEAHLVESELGHIARLTSTYASLTQQSLNDTQTVAPAELAVTPSGVRYSPGDDGGAASFYSNVTPLEKQDLQKVARLARLDPLMRETVRQNPLVASIYFNSWDSYNRIFPWFDTPAQYPHDMVIPDYNFYYLADAKHNPEHKVAWTDVYLDPAGHGWMLSAVAPVLRGDFLEGVVGLDITVGKLLEHIQSLNVPWDGYAMIISDEMNIMALPPAGEDDFGLDELTTHSYDEAISSELFKPEDFNLRKRTDTVDLAKAIAQRDSGVLSMPLNGRPHLIAWATIPATDWHLLTVVDESEVFSQTNELASHYRNIGYLLIAGLVLFYLVFFAFMWGRARELTERLRKPIGGIVSMLREIGQGNWKPKRPATTIDELETIIDDVESMGQRLERNATQLQRASQEAQEASRAKSQFISSMSHELRTPLNAIQGFAQLMRMQQAPQNKQDTDYLEEILLASRHLNQLVGDILDWSSLQSDQPRLEMARVDAVTLMSECADLVAPEAEARGLTLQLSFPERSLQVLADPRRLRQVLLNLLSNAIKYTPKGSVTLSCMQMDKHVRLMISDTGMGIAPELQPLLFEPFQRLGQENGAIQGTGIGLSLCKEYAALMNGEMGLYSEPNKGSQFWIDLPRYVESSLPESAPHEARQACVYHGDVDDTNLAIVSSALADVDLQQFSDGNELLAALLARRPDVLLLSTKLDAMDGRDLLRILHQSAELADLPVILLSREDQVQELVGLGASALLGVPIDPNELHQLVCDLTGKEKTHAV; this is encoded by the coding sequence ATGCAAAACGGCTCTAGTGTCAGTCTTCGGACATGGATATGGCGCGCATTCGTACAAACTGCGCTGATCCCGCTGATTCTGGTGGAGACGGTGCTGATCAGCGTCTACCTGATCACCAATGTCTCCATCCGCGATGCCCAGATCTCCCACCTGCGCACAACAGCCGTTAACGACCTGCAGACCGCAGCCGGCCAGGAGGCGCATCTGGTCGAGAGCGAGCTGGGGCACATTGCCCGCCTTACCAGCACCTACGCCTCCCTGACCCAACAGTCGCTGAACGACACGCAAACCGTCGCACCGGCGGAACTGGCGGTCACTCCCAGCGGAGTGCGCTATAGCCCTGGCGATGACGGCGGCGCAGCATCCTTCTACTCCAACGTAACCCCTCTGGAGAAACAGGACCTGCAAAAGGTCGCGCGCCTGGCCAGGCTCGACCCGCTGATGCGCGAAACCGTGCGGCAGAATCCACTGGTGGCCAGCATCTACTTCAACAGCTGGGACAGTTACAACCGCATCTTCCCCTGGTTCGACACACCTGCGCAGTACCCCCACGACATGGTGATCCCGGACTACAACTTCTACTACCTGGCGGACGCCAAGCATAACCCCGAGCACAAGGTCGCCTGGACCGACGTCTACCTCGACCCTGCCGGCCACGGCTGGATGCTCTCGGCCGTGGCGCCGGTGCTGCGCGGTGATTTCCTCGAGGGTGTGGTCGGCCTGGATATCACCGTGGGCAAGCTGCTCGAACACATCCAGAGCCTCAATGTGCCCTGGGACGGCTACGCCATGATCATCAGCGATGAGATGAACATCATGGCGCTGCCACCGGCAGGAGAAGACGACTTCGGCCTGGATGAACTGACCACTCACTCCTACGACGAAGCGATCAGTTCGGAGCTGTTCAAGCCCGAGGATTTCAATCTCCGCAAACGCACCGACACCGTCGATCTCGCCAAAGCCATCGCGCAGCGTGACAGTGGCGTGTTGTCCATGCCTCTGAATGGCCGTCCGCACCTGATCGCCTGGGCCACGATTCCGGCTACCGACTGGCATCTGCTCACCGTGGTCGATGAGTCCGAGGTATTCAGCCAGACCAACGAACTGGCCAGCCACTACCGCAACATCGGCTACCTGCTGATCGCCGGCCTGGTGCTGTTCTATCTGGTCTTCTTCGCCTTCATGTGGGGCCGTGCCCGTGAACTGACCGAACGCCTGCGCAAACCCATCGGCGGCATCGTCTCCATGCTCCGCGAGATCGGTCAGGGCAACTGGAAGCCCAAACGCCCGGCGACCACCATTGACGAGTTGGAAACCATCATCGACGACGTCGAGTCCATGGGCCAGCGCCTGGAGCGCAACGCTACGCAACTGCAGCGAGCCAGCCAGGAGGCGCAGGAAGCCAGCCGTGCCAAGAGCCAGTTCATTTCCAGCATGAGCCATGAATTGCGCACGCCACTCAATGCCATACAAGGGTTTGCCCAGCTGATGCGCATGCAGCAGGCACCTCAGAACAAACAGGACACCGATTACCTGGAAGAGATTCTCTTGGCCAGCCGCCATCTCAACCAGTTGGTGGGTGACATTCTCGACTGGTCGAGCCTGCAGAGTGACCAGCCGCGCCTGGAAATGGCCCGGGTGGATGCCGTCACGCTGATGAGCGAATGCGCGGACCTGGTAGCGCCAGAAGCAGAGGCGCGCGGTCTCACCCTGCAGCTATCCTTCCCCGAAAGATCACTGCAGGTGCTGGCAGACCCACGGCGCCTGCGCCAGGTACTGCTCAACCTACTGTCCAACGCCATCAAGTACACCCCCAAAGGTAGCGTGACACTCAGCTGCATGCAGATGGACAAGCACGTGCGCCTGATGATCAGCGATACCGGCATGGGGATCGCCCCCGAGCTGCAACCTCTGCTTTTCGAGCCATTCCAGCGCCTGGGCCAGGAAAACGGCGCCATCCAGGGCACCGGTATCGGCCTTTCGCTGTGCAAGGAATACGCAGCGCTGATGAATGGCGAGATGGGCCTGTACAGCGAGCCGAACAAGGGCAGCCAGTTCTGGATCGACCTGCCGCGCTACGTCGAGTCCAGCCTGCCTGAAAGCGCACCGCACGAGGCACGCCAGGCCTGCGTCTACCACGGCGATGTCGACGACACCAACCTGGCAATCGTCAGTAGCGCACTGGCGGATGTCGATCTACAGCAGTTCTCCGATGGCAACGAGCTGCTGGCGGCACTGCTGGCCAGGCGTCCGGATGTACTGCTGCTGAGCACCAAGTTGGACGCCATGGACGGCCGCGATCTGCTGCGCATCCTGCATCAGAGTGCAGAGCTGGCCGACCTTCCGGTAATACTGCTGAGCCGCGAAGACCAGGTGCAAGAGCTGGTAGGTCTGGGCGCCAGCGCGCTGCTTGGCGTCCCCATCGACCCCAACGAACTGCACCAGCTGGTCTGCGACCTGACCGGCAAGGAGAAAACCCATGCTGTCTAA